Proteins encoded in a region of the Stieleria neptunia genome:
- a CDS encoding WD40 domain-containing protein codes for MTEIVSTSSSHDSDSWSAIQLIFEKALSVSEPERAAVIDAACGNDLKLRQEVLGLLEAHDSSEDSLEAYASRDADADPLDHLALLQESLAGYEIRRELKRGGQGVVYEAIQTGTNQRVALKFLLAGPLADKADKRRFRREVELIGGLRHPGIVRVFDSGLAAGQYFYVMEFVDGEHLDQYARTRCRSIADRVELIIRVCEAMQHAHLHGIIHRDLKPSNILVDENGCPHIVDFGLARMTHRGSDQTLQLSMTGQIMGTVAYMSPEQASGRHAETDVRSDVYSLGVMLYEILSGELPYELGDTVTDSILMIRHAEAKSLRGSTPPIDSDLETITLKSLHKEKSRRYVSAGALGDDLQRFLDGKPIDAKRDSTIYVVSKLLRRHLAIVGGLLALLVLIVGLAITAGFLYVSAEKASQDYRAQRDEARRLRQESMRQLYRAEMRLAGRAVGIPGGTRRIAETTDRWHPRVAGQDLRGWEWYYLRAQCEQDVDEIDFGKDLWSSALSPDGSILAVGDHDGTVHLVAPSTGTVLQTMHGGSRSIRAIAWNPLGDQVAFCDAVGNLVVWRLEDDQAVYQLSQQEAYADVTWNHEGSQIAATNLDGLIQIIDATNGDEIRRLPTKRFSVRTLQWNPHRNELTSGGPSLVVWDPDTGEALHRIDESEFNTTAVAWGNGECLASAVTEGTACLRRIGSDSVQIEWTVALRGHPTKMVWSPDQTQIAVACKDSSLRILDAKSGRISRWLGSGIDVIRGVHWHPNGKSLIAVTQNGLLRHWNLSQTHGNRLIAHHGRFRVMEVQWSPDGQRIAYHGTAPIATLMDSRSGQQLAQWTGDAGLSGLCFSPGGDRIAVLDRSGKVIIGDVDSGDVLLTFAGHKTHVTSAAWNPNGKQIFTGGIGGRSCVWDASTGEVLHHLFHRKSNIVDVAWHPSLPIVFTADAKGMVVGWNPRSGEKRFAIRAHQQRIRDIDLSPSGEHFITGSLDQTIKIWNLKTLQMAAMIEGHTGPITAARWNPSGREIASSGEDGTIKIWTIDGSEAGGPEEELSAIEVLTIDASDSAIESIDWSTDGQSLLSADTAGDIRLWDARPAEGRKAVHQPEPNPLPLLLAPLHTEPF; via the coding sequence ATGACTGAAATTGTGTCCACTTCGTCGTCACATGACAGCGACTCGTGGTCTGCGATCCAGTTGATCTTTGAAAAGGCACTTTCGGTGAGCGAACCGGAACGCGCGGCAGTGATCGACGCGGCCTGTGGAAACGATCTGAAACTTCGCCAAGAAGTGCTGGGTTTACTGGAGGCGCACGATTCGTCGGAAGATTCACTGGAGGCCTACGCGAGCCGGGATGCGGATGCTGACCCGCTGGATCATCTGGCGCTGTTACAAGAGTCCTTGGCGGGCTACGAGATCCGTCGTGAATTGAAACGGGGCGGACAGGGCGTCGTCTACGAAGCGATCCAGACCGGCACCAATCAACGCGTCGCGCTGAAATTCCTGCTGGCCGGTCCACTGGCGGACAAGGCTGACAAGCGACGCTTTCGGCGCGAAGTCGAACTGATCGGAGGACTGCGGCATCCGGGCATCGTTCGTGTGTTCGATAGTGGTTTGGCGGCAGGCCAGTATTTTTACGTCATGGAATTCGTCGACGGCGAACACCTGGATCAATACGCGCGGACACGCTGCCGTTCGATTGCCGATCGAGTCGAACTGATCATTCGCGTCTGCGAAGCGATGCAACACGCCCACTTGCACGGCATCATTCATCGCGACCTGAAGCCGTCGAACATTTTAGTCGATGAAAACGGATGCCCCCACATCGTCGACTTTGGTCTGGCACGGATGACGCACCGCGGCTCCGATCAAACACTGCAATTGTCGATGACCGGCCAGATCATGGGCACGGTCGCGTACATGAGTCCCGAACAGGCATCCGGCCGACATGCGGAAACCGATGTTCGCAGCGATGTCTATTCGTTGGGTGTGATGCTGTACGAGATTCTTTCGGGCGAGTTGCCGTACGAACTCGGAGACACCGTTACGGACAGCATCTTGATGATCCGGCACGCCGAGGCGAAGTCGTTGCGAGGTTCCACACCGCCGATCGACAGCGACCTGGAAACCATCACACTGAAGTCGCTCCATAAAGAAAAGTCCCGCCGATACGTCTCCGCGGGTGCATTGGGCGATGATCTGCAACGGTTCCTCGACGGCAAGCCGATTGACGCCAAACGCGACAGCACCATCTACGTCGTGTCAAAACTGTTGCGTCGTCATCTGGCGATCGTCGGCGGACTACTAGCCCTGCTCGTCTTGATCGTCGGATTGGCTATCACGGCCGGTTTCTTGTATGTCTCGGCAGAAAAAGCCTCGCAAGACTACCGCGCCCAACGTGACGAAGCACGGCGGTTGCGCCAAGAGAGTATGCGTCAACTTTATCGAGCCGAAATGCGTTTGGCCGGACGGGCGGTTGGCATTCCCGGCGGCACCCGTCGCATCGCCGAAACCACCGATCGTTGGCATCCCCGCGTTGCCGGTCAGGACCTACGTGGTTGGGAATGGTATTACCTGCGCGCTCAGTGTGAGCAGGACGTCGATGAGATCGATTTTGGGAAAGATCTGTGGTCCAGCGCGCTCAGTCCCGACGGATCAATCCTGGCGGTGGGTGATCACGACGGCACCGTGCACCTGGTCGCACCCTCCACCGGGACAGTCCTGCAAACCATGCACGGCGGCAGCCGAAGCATCCGGGCCATTGCGTGGAATCCGCTCGGCGACCAGGTTGCATTTTGCGACGCGGTCGGGAACCTGGTGGTGTGGCGATTGGAGGATGACCAGGCTGTCTATCAATTGAGTCAGCAGGAAGCCTACGCGGATGTCACTTGGAATCACGAGGGATCGCAGATTGCCGCGACCAACCTGGACGGTTTGATTCAAATCATCGATGCGACCAACGGCGATGAAATTCGACGACTTCCTACGAAACGCTTTTCCGTTCGAACGCTGCAATGGAACCCTCATCGAAACGAACTCACCAGCGGAGGACCTTCGCTGGTGGTTTGGGATCCGGACACCGGAGAAGCTTTGCATCGGATTGACGAATCCGAGTTCAACACGACGGCGGTGGCGTGGGGAAATGGGGAGTGCTTGGCATCGGCAGTCACCGAAGGCACCGCATGCCTTCGGCGGATCGGATCCGATTCGGTTCAAATCGAGTGGACCGTCGCACTCCGTGGTCATCCGACCAAGATGGTTTGGAGTCCCGACCAGACGCAGATCGCGGTGGCGTGCAAGGATTCCAGTTTGCGAATTCTGGACGCAAAAAGCGGTCGGATTTCGCGATGGCTGGGCAGCGGCATCGACGTCATTCGAGGCGTTCATTGGCATCCCAATGGGAAAAGCCTGATTGCCGTCACTCAAAATGGACTCCTTCGTCATTGGAATCTCTCTCAGACGCATGGCAATCGGTTGATCGCACATCATGGCCGTTTCCGCGTCATGGAAGTCCAATGGAGTCCCGACGGGCAACGGATCGCGTATCACGGGACGGCGCCGATCGCCACGCTGATGGATTCACGATCCGGCCAACAACTGGCGCAATGGACGGGGGATGCAGGATTGAGCGGTCTTTGCTTCAGCCCTGGCGGCGACAGGATCGCCGTCCTTGACCGATCCGGAAAAGTTATCATTGGCGACGTCGATTCGGGGGACGTCTTGCTGACGTTCGCCGGTCACAAAACGCACGTCACAAGTGCGGCGTGGAATCCCAACGGAAAACAGATCTTCACCGGCGGAATCGGGGGCCGGTCGTGCGTGTGGGATGCCTCCACGGGAGAAGTCCTGCATCATCTGTTTCATCGCAAATCCAATATCGTCGACGTCGCGTGGCACCCGTCCTTGCCGATCGTCTTCACCGCCGACGCGAAGGGCATGGTTGTCGGTTGGAACCCGAGGAGCGGCGAAAAACGTTTCGCAATTCGCGCCCACCAACAACGGATCCGCGATATCGATTTAAGTCCCTCCGGAGAACACTTCATCACCGGCAGTCTCGATCAGACGATCAAGATTTGGAACCTCAAAACGCTGCAAATGGCCGCAATGATTGAAGGGCATACGGGACCGATCACTGCGGCTCGATGGAACCCCTCGGGTCGAGAGATTGCTTCCAGCGGTGAAGATGGGACAATCAAGATATGGACCATTGACGGCTCCGAAGCGGGCGGGCCGGAAGAAGAACTTTCGGCGATCGAGGTTTTGACGATCGATGCGTCCGACTCGGCCATTGAGTCAATCGATTGGAGCACCGATGGACAAAGCCTTTTGTCCGCGGACACCGCCGGTGACATTCGACTCTGGGATGCAAGGCCGGCGGAAGGCCGCAAGGCGGTCCATCAACCCGAGCCGAATCCCCTTCCACTGCTGCTCGCACCACTCCACACCGAACCCTTTTAG
- a CDS encoding Acg family FMN-binding oxidoreductase — MTTIAQPKPSAKLSDRLFDAVGHAVKAPSGHNTQPWLFRLKPGQVELLADLRRACPVVDPNNRELTISCGAALFHLRLAINCDSMATQVRVLPLGSEENVIARVMVAGPHAPNDDEQMLFEAIPKRRTNRFPFSKQDVDPQLQTEWINDAKSEGAWIHLIHADREKHAIADLISEGDREQAHDKRFRHELAKWIHSNSSSRRDGIPGSSQGVSDFASHFGWLAVRTFDWGDGQAAKDRQLAEGSPLLAVIGTDADTPADWVACGQALAKISLRAASWSVDASYLNQPIEIPRLRTKLAELIGIKAYPQILLRLGHGSDVKPTPRRRVEDVIIGPEGQH, encoded by the coding sequence ATGACTACGATTGCGCAGCCGAAACCGTCCGCCAAACTTTCCGACCGACTGTTCGATGCAGTGGGGCATGCTGTGAAGGCGCCCTCGGGCCACAACACCCAGCCATGGCTGTTCCGTTTGAAGCCGGGCCAAGTGGAACTGTTGGCGGATCTCCGGCGGGCATGCCCTGTGGTCGATCCAAACAATCGCGAGCTGACGATCAGTTGCGGGGCGGCCTTGTTCCACTTGCGTTTGGCGATCAACTGCGATTCCATGGCCACCCAGGTACGGGTGCTTCCGCTCGGCAGTGAAGAGAACGTGATCGCTCGGGTGATGGTCGCCGGACCGCATGCCCCTAACGATGACGAGCAGATGCTTTTCGAAGCGATCCCCAAACGACGCACCAACCGGTTCCCCTTCAGCAAGCAAGACGTCGATCCACAATTGCAAACCGAATGGATCAATGACGCAAAGAGCGAAGGTGCATGGATCCACTTGATTCACGCGGATCGGGAGAAGCACGCGATCGCCGATTTGATTAGCGAGGGCGATCGTGAACAAGCGCACGACAAGCGTTTTCGACACGAGCTTGCCAAATGGATCCATTCCAACAGCAGCTCGCGACGCGACGGCATCCCGGGCTCTTCACAAGGGGTCAGCGATTTTGCGTCGCATTTCGGTTGGCTGGCCGTCCGCACCTTCGACTGGGGCGACGGACAAGCCGCCAAAGACCGACAGCTCGCCGAAGGATCACCCTTGTTGGCCGTCATCGGGACTGACGCCGACACGCCTGCGGACTGGGTTGCGTGCGGCCAGGCACTCGCCAAGATCTCGCTCCGCGCCGCGTCCTGGTCGGTCGACGCATCCTACCTGAACCAGCCGATCGAAATCCCTCGCTTGCGCACCAAGCTCGCTGAGTTGATCGGCATCAAGGCCTACCCTCAAATCTTGCTACGGCTGGGCCACGGCAGCGACGTCAAACCGACACCCAGACGGCGTGTCGAGGACGTGATCATCGGACCTGAGGGGCAACACTAA